In Streptomyces chartreusis, the following proteins share a genomic window:
- a CDS encoding exonuclease SbcCD subunit D, protein MRLLHTSDWHLGRAFHRVNMLGAQAGFIGHLVTTVRERGVDAVVVSGDVYDRAVPPLAAVELFDDALHRLADLGVPTVMISGNHDSARRLGVGAGLIGRAGIHLRTDPTACGTPVVLKDDFGDVAFYGLPYLEPALVKDEFGVEKPGHEAVLAAAMDRVRADLASRAHGTRSVVLAHAFVTGGEASDSERDITVGGVAAVPAGVFDGVDYAALGHLHGCQTITERVRYSGSPLPYSFSEADHRKSMWLVDLDAGGAVTAERVDCPVPRALARIRGTLEELLADPGLARHEEAWIEATLTDAVRPADPMARLAERFPHTLSLAFAPERAPEDPDVSYAQRLADRSDQEIAEDFVAHVRGAGPDEHEQGVLRDAFDAVRADEAVREVAR, encoded by the coding sequence ATGAGACTGCTGCACACTTCCGACTGGCATCTCGGCAGGGCGTTCCACCGGGTCAACATGCTCGGCGCCCAGGCCGGATTCATCGGCCACCTCGTCACGACCGTGCGTGAGCGCGGCGTCGACGCGGTGGTCGTGTCGGGAGACGTGTACGACCGCGCGGTGCCGCCGCTCGCCGCGGTCGAGCTGTTCGACGACGCCCTGCACCGGCTCGCCGACCTCGGCGTGCCGACGGTGATGATCTCCGGCAACCACGACTCGGCACGCCGGCTCGGCGTGGGCGCCGGCCTGATCGGGCGCGCGGGCATCCATCTGCGGACCGACCCTACGGCGTGCGGCACACCGGTCGTGCTCAAGGACGACTTCGGCGACGTGGCCTTCTACGGCCTGCCCTACCTCGAACCCGCCCTGGTGAAGGACGAGTTCGGAGTCGAGAAGCCCGGACACGAGGCGGTCCTGGCAGCCGCCATGGACCGCGTGCGCGCCGACCTCGCCTCACGCGCGCATGGCACCCGGTCGGTCGTCCTCGCGCACGCCTTCGTCACCGGAGGCGAGGCCAGCGACAGCGAGCGCGACATCACCGTCGGCGGAGTGGCGGCGGTCCCCGCCGGGGTCTTCGACGGCGTCGACTACGCCGCGCTGGGCCATCTGCACGGCTGCCAGACCATCACCGAGCGCGTCCGCTACTCCGGCTCGCCGCTGCCGTACTCCTTCTCGGAGGCCGACCACCGCAAGAGCATGTGGCTCGTCGACCTGGACGCCGGCGGAGCGGTCACGGCCGAGCGCGTCGACTGCCCGGTGCCGCGTGCGCTGGCCAGGATCCGCGGGACGCTGGAGGAACTGCTCGCCGATCCCGGGCTCGCCCGGCACGAGGAGGCGTGGATCGAGGCGACGCTCACGGACGCGGTGCGCCCGGCCGACCCCATGGCCCGCCTCGCCGAACGCTTCCCGCACACGCTCAGCCTCGCCTTCGCCCCCGAACGGGCACCCGAGGACCCCGACGTGTCCTACGCCCAGCGGCTCGCGGACCGCAGCGACCAGGAGATCGCGGAGGACTTCGTGGCCCATGTGCGCGGAGCCGGACCCGACGAGCACGAACAGGGCGTACTGCGCGACGCTTTCGACGCGGTGCGGGCCGACGAGGCCGTACGGGAGGTGGCGCGATGA
- a CDS encoding AAA family ATPase: protein MRLHRLDMTAFGPFGGSQTVDFDALSLAGLFLLHGPTGAGKTSVLDAVCYALYGSVPGARQSGQGMTLRSDHAAAGTRTEVRLELTVAGRRLEVTRQPPWERPKKRGSGTTLDKAQTWLREHDAQAGTWKDLSRSHQEIGEEVTQLLGMSREQFCQVVLLPQGDFARFLRADAEARGKLLGRLFDTHRFAEVEKRLAERRRAAEAQVREGDAALLADAHRMQQAAGDAMRLPELTPGEPGLAEAVLGAAAVARSTAREQLTVAHCGLLAAESAEAAADRALGDVREVARLQRRFAEARERARMLDERADAYREAQARMERSRKAETVAPALELRDAADAEHRQAATAYSRARALLPGAFGDVLPGGGAEAGSPAEAGAAGLAAAARRVAEELGGLESARRGERRLAELIDERTQLDRQERADDDVRLDAEAWLAGWEETRAGLQTRIESAQDAANRAESLAVQREPARQRLGAARMRDQLGGDTDTAARYAADTQQQALEAKAHWLDIKEQRLNGIAAELAAQLRDGEPCAVCGAVDHPAPARKDAGHVDREAEERAQAAYQQAEERHAEAERRLGVVREALAAATAEAGDMPTSRLAQAADELEQQYTKARRDASALHSAHEELRRAEAEHERRTTAHQQAEVRAASRVGHRERLDREKAALETELAEARGTADSVTARATQLERQVALLTEAADTARAAEDTAQRLKDADARLADAAFRAGFDTPQAAAAALLDDAAHRDLQRRLDAWQSEEAAVRAVLAEADTANAAQQPPADLMTAESTASAAARRTRAAASTRDAAARRCTELDRLSTRAATAVRQLAPLRTEYDRVARLSALTAGTSADNERKMRLESYVLAARLEQVAAAATVRLQRMSSGRYTLVHSDDRTGRGRSGLGLHVVDAWTGRERDTATLSGGETFFASLALALGLADVVTDEAGGVRLDTLFIDEGFGSLDDQTLDEVLDVLDSLRERDRSVGIVSHVADLRRRIHAQLEVVKGRAGSVIRQRGAGD, encoded by the coding sequence ATGAGGCTGCACCGCCTCGACATGACGGCGTTCGGACCCTTCGGCGGCTCCCAGACCGTCGACTTCGACGCACTGTCGCTCGCCGGTCTGTTCCTGCTCCACGGCCCCACCGGCGCCGGCAAGACCTCCGTCCTGGACGCCGTCTGCTACGCGCTCTACGGCTCCGTGCCGGGCGCCCGACAGAGCGGCCAGGGCATGACCCTGCGCAGCGACCACGCCGCGGCCGGCACCCGCACCGAGGTCCGCCTGGAACTGACCGTCGCCGGACGCCGGTTGGAGGTCACCCGGCAGCCGCCCTGGGAGCGCCCGAAGAAGCGCGGCTCGGGCACCACCCTCGACAAGGCACAGACCTGGCTGCGCGAGCACGACGCACAGGCCGGGACCTGGAAGGACCTCAGCCGCTCGCACCAGGAGATCGGCGAGGAGGTCACCCAGCTGCTCGGCATGAGCCGCGAGCAGTTCTGCCAGGTGGTACTGCTGCCCCAGGGCGACTTCGCCCGCTTCCTGCGAGCCGACGCAGAAGCCCGCGGCAAGCTGCTCGGGCGCCTCTTCGACACGCACCGTTTCGCCGAGGTCGAGAAGCGTCTAGCCGAGCGCCGGCGGGCCGCCGAGGCCCAGGTGCGCGAGGGCGACGCGGCGCTGCTGGCCGACGCACACCGTATGCAGCAGGCCGCCGGAGACGCGATGCGGCTGCCCGAGCTCACGCCCGGCGAACCGGGCCTCGCCGAGGCCGTCCTGGGGGCCGCGGCCGTGGCCCGCAGCACCGCCCGTGAGCAGCTCACCGTCGCCCATTGCGGCCTCCTGGCCGCCGAGTCCGCCGAGGCCGCGGCCGACCGCGCCCTGGGTGACGTACGCGAAGTGGCCCGGTTGCAGCGCAGGTTCGCCGAGGCGCGGGAGCGGGCCCGGATGCTGGACGAGCGGGCCGACGCGTACCGCGAGGCGCAGGCGCGCATGGAGCGGTCCCGCAAGGCCGAGACGGTGGCACCCGCACTGGAGCTGCGGGACGCGGCCGACGCGGAGCACCGGCAGGCGGCCACGGCATACTCACGCGCGCGTGCGCTGCTGCCGGGGGCCTTCGGGGACGTACTGCCGGGCGGGGGCGCGGAGGCAGGCTCGCCGGCCGAGGCCGGGGCCGCCGGGCTCGCCGCCGCCGCGCGCCGGGTCGCCGAGGAGCTGGGCGGGCTCGAATCGGCCCGCCGCGGTGAACGCCGACTGGCCGAACTCATCGACGAACGCACGCAGTTGGACCGACAGGAGCGGGCCGACGACGACGTACGGCTCGACGCGGAAGCCTGGCTCGCCGGGTGGGAGGAGACCCGGGCCGGGCTGCAGACGCGCATCGAGTCCGCGCAGGACGCCGCGAACCGCGCCGAGAGCCTGGCCGTGCAGCGCGAGCCCGCGCGGCAGCGACTCGGCGCCGCGCGGATGCGGGACCAGCTGGGCGGCGACACGGACACGGCCGCCCGGTACGCGGCCGACACCCAGCAGCAGGCCCTCGAGGCCAAGGCGCACTGGCTGGACATCAAGGAACAGCGCCTGAACGGCATCGCCGCCGAACTCGCCGCGCAACTCCGGGACGGCGAACCCTGCGCCGTCTGCGGGGCCGTCGACCACCCCGCACCGGCCCGCAAGGACGCCGGCCACGTCGACCGGGAGGCGGAGGAGCGCGCACAGGCCGCTTACCAGCAGGCGGAGGAGCGGCACGCGGAGGCCGAACGGCGCCTGGGCGTCGTACGGGAAGCCCTGGCCGCGGCCACCGCGGAGGCCGGTGACATGCCGACAAGTCGACTCGCCCAGGCGGCCGACGAGTTGGAGCAGCAGTACACGAAGGCCCGCCGGGACGCTTCCGCGCTGCACTCCGCCCACGAGGAGCTGCGGCGGGCCGAGGCGGAACACGAGCGGCGCACCACCGCCCACCAGCAGGCGGAGGTCCGGGCTGCCTCCCGGGTCGGTCACCGCGAGCGGCTCGATCGCGAGAAGGCCGCCCTGGAGACGGAGTTGGCCGAGGCACGCGGCACCGCCGACAGTGTCACCGCGCGTGCCACGCAACTGGAGCGCCAGGTCGCCCTGCTCACCGAGGCCGCCGACACCGCGCGGGCCGCCGAGGACACCGCCCAGCGCCTCAAGGACGCCGACGCCCGCCTCGCCGACGCCGCCTTCCGCGCCGGCTTCGATACCCCGCAGGCCGCGGCAGCCGCACTCCTCGACGACGCCGCGCACCGCGACCTGCAACGACGGCTGGACGCCTGGCAGTCCGAGGAGGCCGCCGTACGCGCGGTGCTCGCCGAGGCCGACACGGCGAACGCCGCCCAGCAGCCGCCCGCCGACCTCATGACCGCCGAGAGCACCGCCTCGGCCGCCGCCCGGCGCACCCGCGCCGCTGCCTCCACCCGCGACGCGGCCGCCCGACGCTGCACCGAACTCGACCGGCTCTCCACGCGCGCGGCCACCGCCGTACGCCAACTCGCCCCGCTGCGCACGGAGTACGACCGCGTGGCCCGCCTCTCCGCGCTCACCGCGGGCACCTCTGCGGACAACGAACGCAAGATGCGCCTGGAGTCGTACGTGCTGGCGGCCCGCCTGGAGCAGGTCGCGGCCGCCGCGACCGTACGGCTGCAACGGATGTCGTCCGGCCGCTACACCCTCGTCCACTCCGACGACCGCACCGGTCGTGGCCGCAGCGGCCTCGGGCTGCACGTCGTCGACGCCTGGACCGGCCGCGAGCGCGACACTGCGACCCTCTCAGGCGGCGAGACCTTCTTCGCCTCCCTCGCCCTCGCCCTCGGACTCGCGGACGTCGTCACCGACGAGGCCGGCGGCGTCCGCCTGGACACCCTCTTCATCGACGAGGGCTTCGGCAGCCTCGACGACCAGACCCTC